The Streptomyces sp. NBC_01197 genome window below encodes:
- a CDS encoding Lrp/AsnC family transcriptional regulator gives MRLNDLDERIVHALAEDARRSYADIGTRVGLSAPAVKRRVDRLLASGAITGFTVRVDPAALGWETEAFVEIHCRHNTSPEDIRRGMARYPEVASASTVTGDADAVIQIYAEDVRHFERVLERIAGEPFVERTKSVLVLSPLVRRFSSGSPA, from the coding sequence TTGCGACTGAACGATCTCGACGAACGCATCGTCCACGCCCTCGCGGAGGATGCCCGCCGCTCATACGCCGACATCGGCACCCGGGTCGGCCTGTCCGCGCCCGCCGTCAAACGCAGAGTCGACCGGCTGCTCGCGTCCGGCGCCATCACCGGCTTCACCGTACGGGTGGATCCCGCGGCGCTGGGCTGGGAGACGGAGGCGTTCGTCGAGATCCACTGCCGGCACAACACCTCCCCGGAGGACATCCGGCGCGGTATGGCGCGGTACCCGGAGGTGGCGTCCGCCTCGACGGTCACCGGCGACGCGGACGCGGTCATCCAGATCTACGCCGAGGACGTACGCCACTTCGAGCGGGTGCTTGAGCGCATCGCGGGCGAACCGTTCGTCGAACGCACCAAGTCGGTGCTCGTGCTGTCCCCGCTCGTACGCCGGTTCAGCTCGGGCTCACCCGCCTAG
- a CDS encoding TetR/AcrR family transcriptional regulator produces the protein MTPEALTPERILEATEDVLRRYGPAKATVVDVARVLGVSHGSVYRHFRTKAALREAVTERWLHRSEAELARFADDRQGSATARLTNWQSALFAAKRLKAGGDPELFATFGVLTGENSGVVERHIDALVVQLARIIEDGCAQGEFAPVEGDFTVTARAVFDATGRFHDPVYAAEWSRPDIDGDFAAVQNLLLGGLRAR, from the coding sequence ATGACGCCCGAAGCCCTGACACCCGAGCGCATTCTTGAGGCGACCGAGGACGTGCTGCGCCGCTACGGCCCGGCCAAGGCCACGGTGGTCGACGTGGCACGGGTGCTCGGGGTCAGTCACGGCAGCGTCTACCGCCACTTCCGTACCAAGGCGGCGCTGCGCGAGGCCGTCACCGAGCGCTGGCTGCACAGGTCGGAGGCCGAGCTGGCCCGGTTCGCCGACGACCGGCAGGGCTCCGCGACCGCGCGGCTGACGAACTGGCAGTCGGCCCTCTTCGCGGCGAAGCGCCTCAAGGCGGGCGGCGATCCCGAACTGTTCGCCACCTTCGGGGTGCTGACCGGGGAGAACAGCGGAGTGGTGGAGCGTCATATCGACGCGCTCGTCGTACAGCTCGCCCGGATCATCGAGGACGGCTGCGCCCAGGGCGAGTTCGCCCCGGTCGAGGGGGACTTCACGGTGACGGCCCGCGCGGTCTTCGACGCGACGGGCCGCTTCCATGACCCGGTGTACGCGGCGGAATGGAGCCGCCCCGACATCGACGGCGACTTCGCCGCCGTACAGAATCTGCTGCTGGGCGGCCTCCGGGCCCGCTGA
- a CDS encoding aldo/keto reductase — translation MATTPVPARTLGTAGPLTSALGLGCMGMSALYGAADRTESIATIHAALDAGVTLLDTGDFYGMGHNELLIGEALRTAPAARREQALTSVKFGALRTVEGGFTGYDGRPNAVKNFAAYSLQRLGTDHIDIYRIARVDPDVPIEETVGAIAELIEAGHVRYVGLSEVGAATIRRAAATAPITDLQIEYSLISRGIEAEILPTTRELGIGITAYGVLSRGLISGHFTRDRELAPGDFRGMSPRFQGENLQHNLDLVEALRKVADQKGASVAQTAIAWVSARGEDIVPLIGARTRDRLAEALGSLDVTLDAADIAAIEEAVPAGSAAGDRYPTAQMAHLDSER, via the coding sequence ATGGCCACCACCCCAGTCCCCGCCCGCACCCTGGGCACAGCGGGACCGCTGACCTCCGCCCTCGGCCTCGGCTGCATGGGAATGTCCGCGCTGTACGGCGCGGCGGACCGCACCGAGTCGATCGCGACCATCCATGCCGCCCTCGACGCCGGGGTCACGCTGCTCGACACCGGTGACTTCTACGGCATGGGCCACAACGAGCTGCTGATCGGCGAAGCCCTGCGCACCGCCCCCGCTGCCCGTCGCGAACAGGCCCTCACCAGCGTCAAGTTCGGCGCTCTGCGGACCGTCGAAGGGGGCTTCACCGGCTACGACGGCCGCCCGAACGCCGTCAAGAACTTCGCCGCGTACTCACTCCAGCGGCTCGGCACCGACCACATCGACATCTACCGGATCGCCCGCGTCGACCCGGACGTACCGATCGAGGAGACCGTCGGCGCCATCGCCGAACTGATCGAAGCGGGCCATGTGCGGTACGTGGGTCTCTCCGAGGTGGGCGCCGCCACCATCCGCAGGGCCGCCGCCACCGCACCGATCACGGACCTCCAGATCGAGTACTCGCTGATCTCCCGGGGCATCGAGGCGGAGATCCTGCCCACCACCCGTGAGCTGGGCATCGGCATCACCGCGTACGGAGTGCTCTCCCGCGGTCTGATCAGCGGCCACTTCACCCGTGACCGCGAGCTGGCCCCCGGCGACTTCCGGGGCATGAGCCCCCGCTTCCAGGGCGAGAACCTGCAGCACAACCTCGATCTGGTCGAGGCGCTGCGGAAGGTCGCCGACCAGAAGGGCGCTTCCGTCGCGCAGACCGCCATCGCCTGGGTCTCGGCACGCGGCGAGGACATCGTCCCGCTGATCGGCGCCCGGACCCGCGACCGGCTGGCCGAGGCCCTCGGCTCCCTCGATGTCACGCTCGACGCCGCGGACATCGCCGCCATCGAGGAAGCCGTCCCGGCCGGATCCGCGGCGGGCGACCGCTACCCGACCGCCCAGATGGCCCACCTGGACAGCGAGCGCTGA
- a CDS encoding DUF4097 family beta strand repeat-containing protein: MTTDPRPRRRRGTWIVVALLSALLLVAPVGAEAWAQFARQSSSSTSSDLVDQHPVKAVDVDSGSSEVSISAGTGREVRVHQELSWSLRRPTVDRSWDGDTLRLRTRCDGTLAMTSLGCSVRLDLSVPAGVAVRVVSGSGQVRVSGLTGSMDLRSGSGELQLYGVAGQIRVRTGSGAVDGIALTSKAVDAQTGSGRAKFEFAAPPEKLTGSVGAGEFEATLPLGSRYQVRGGTHSGTWSVEKGVADPAAERRIDVSSRSGTVHIGYPGW, from the coding sequence GGATCGTGGTCGCCTTGCTGAGTGCGCTGCTCCTGGTGGCGCCGGTGGGGGCCGAGGCATGGGCGCAGTTCGCCCGGCAGAGCAGTTCGTCCACCAGTTCCGACCTGGTCGACCAGCACCCGGTCAAGGCAGTCGATGTGGACTCGGGCAGCTCCGAGGTGTCCATCAGCGCCGGGACGGGCCGAGAGGTCCGTGTCCACCAGGAGTTGAGCTGGTCGCTGCGCAGACCCACCGTCGACCGGAGCTGGGACGGGGACACGCTGCGGCTGCGCACCCGGTGCGACGGCACCCTGGCGATGACCAGCCTGGGCTGCTCCGTGCGGCTTGATCTGTCGGTGCCGGCCGGTGTGGCGGTGCGGGTGGTGTCCGGCTCGGGCCAGGTCCGGGTGAGCGGGCTCACCGGGTCCATGGATCTGCGTTCGGGCTCCGGGGAGTTGCAGCTGTACGGAGTCGCGGGGCAGATACGGGTCCGTACCGGATCGGGGGCGGTCGACGGCATCGCGCTCACGTCGAAGGCCGTCGACGCCCAGACCGGGTCAGGCCGGGCGAAGTTCGAGTTCGCCGCTCCGCCCGAGAAGCTGACCGGTTCGGTGGGGGCCGGGGAGTTCGAGGCGACCCTGCCCCTCGGCTCCCGCTACCAGGTGCGGGGTGGCACGCACTCGGGCACCTGGTCGGTCGAGAAGGGCGTCGCCGATCCTGCTGCGGAACGCCGTATCGATGTCTCGTCCCGCTCCGGGACGGTCCATATCGGATACCCCGGGTGGTGA